The Hymenobacter sp. DG01 sequence ACTACCGACACTGCACCAGGTGCCGCACCCCGGTCCGGAAAACGTTAGGCAGTGGGCCAGTAGTCGCGGAGCAGGCCCTGCAAATGACTGACGGTAAGCAGACTGGAACGGAAGTGCAGCAAGGGCGTATCCACGTCGCCCACAATCACTTCGATTTCCGAGGAATCGGAGTACCACAAAATGCTGATCAGGGCGTGGCCGAAGTCACGGCAAACTACGCGCCCTTTGTTTTGCCAGGCCTTGGGGCACTCAATAGAATCGCGGAAGCCTAACTCCAGTAGTTCAGCTAGTTTCATGAACAAAAATACTCTGCGGGGAGGCAAAATTAGGGAGCAACTCGGTGTATCGCAAAAAAGCCGGGGCAACCTGCTGGCAGCGCCGGGCGAGGGTAAGCCGAGCGGGGCTCATGAGGACGCTATTCGGGGTGGGCCGGAAGGCGTTTTCTTGTTAGCTTGAGGCATCTTCCACCTTAACCCTCCTCCCCCTATGGGACTTCTCGATGCCATTCTGGGCAACGCGGCCGAAACCGATGCCCAGGAAATTCAACTCGAACTAAGCCAGCTACTGGCTCCCGGCGAGGTAGTGCGCAATGCCTACGCCGTTATCCGCGACCTGCTGGTGTTTACCAGCAAGCGCCTGATTCTGGTGGACAAGCAGGGCGTAACGGGCAAGAAGCGCGAATACCTGAGCATTCCGTACCGCAGCATCGAGCGGTTTTCGATGGAAACTACCGGCCACTTCGACCTGGATGCGGAAATAAAAATCTGGGTGCGGGGCCAGACGGAGCCCATCAGCAAGAACTTCCGCAACGACAAGAACATCCACGACGTGTACCGGGCCCTGAGCGAGTTTGCGCTGTAAGGGAAGGTAGGCAGGTAGCGGTGCAGCATGCAACCATCTGGCCGGCAGGCAGCTCCTGATAGTAACTTTTACTTCCTACCCCATGATGCGTCCGTTACTCTCTATAACCTTGGGCAGCCTGCTGCTGCTAGGTCTGCTGGTTAGCTGTCAGATTGATGAAGAGGCCCAGGAGCCTGATCTGAGCTGTGTTTCGGTGCGCGTACTCGGGCTCAGCTGCAATGGCATGCTCCTGCAGCTAGACGAGAATGTGAACATCGGCAGCTCCATTATGTACCGCGACACGTTGCGCAGGCACGTAGTTGGCACCTACTCTGAGTTGCCGGTTGGGGCCGAGCCGGGCCGGAAGTTTACCCTTGCCCTGCGTACTCCCACGGCTCAGGAAGCTACTTCGCGCCCCTGCCTGGCTATTTATCAAAGCTTCGATGTACCCCAGATGGTAGCAGAATCTGCCCGCTGCAGCAAATAAACCCGCAGCTGACACAGATGCAAAAAGGCCCGTAGCGCTGTGCTACGGGCCTTTTTGCTGGTCACGCCGGTTACGCTTACTGACCGCCAGCGGTGGCAGCTCCTGCTTTCAGGTACTTATCATACCAGGCCAGGTACCGGTCGTAGCGGTCCTTGACGTAGCTGGGTTTGCTGATGCCGTGGAACTGGCCAGGGTAAATAATGAGCTGGGTAGGCACTTTGCGGCTTTGCAGGGCCTGGTACATCTGCTCGGTGTTGAGCAGAGGTACGTTGAAGTCCTTTTCCCCGCACAGAAACAACGTGGGCGTATTGATCTGGCCGGCGTGGAAGAAGGGGTAGGAAATGCGCATCCACACGTCGGGGTGCTCCCAGGGCGTACCCAGCTCGGTTTCGTAGTCGCGGATGTACTGGTCGGTGCCGTAGCCGGCCAGCACGTTGGCAATGCCGGCCCCGCTGGTAGCGGCCTTAAAGCGCGGGTCGCGGGCAATGAGGTGGTCGGTGAGGATGCCGCCGTAGCTCCAGCCGCCCACGCCCAGCCGGTTCGGATCGGCCAGGCCCTGCTGCACGGCGTAGTCCACCACGGCCAGGGCATCGTCGGAGTCCTTATTGCCCCAATCGGCATAAATGGCCCGGCAGTATTCCAGGCCGCGGCCCGAGCTGCCGCGGGGGTTGCCGGCCACTACCGCGTAGCCGTGGGCCGCCAGCACCTGCCA is a genomic window containing:
- a CDS encoding PH domain-containing protein produces the protein MGLLDAILGNAAETDAQEIQLELSQLLAPGEVVRNAYAVIRDLLVFTSKRLILVDKQGVTGKKREYLSIPYRSIERFSMETTGHFDLDAEIKIWVRGQTEPISKNFRNDKNIHDVYRALSEFAL